From a single Phragmites australis chromosome 7, lpPhrAust1.1, whole genome shotgun sequence genomic region:
- the LOC133924293 gene encoding potassium channel KOR2 — MGREVAAEYELNEIDDTLHGSVGSRLSLFARELKSRSSSWHSSSALRLPGNCYGSFVIHPNGRWYRIWANAMFLWSIYSTFFTPFEFGFFRGLPEHLLDLECVQLVFLADVAVQFFLAYRDAHTYRMVYDKPKIALRYIKGSLALDILGCFPWDYIYKATGRTEMVRYLVWLRLYRARKIMAFFKTMEKDIRISYLFTRIVKLITVELYCTHTAACVFYYLATTLPPAREGGTWIGSLALGDTRYINFREIDLLTRYVTSLYLAIVTMATVGYGDIHAVNTREMVFTAVYISFSILLGAYLIGNMTALIVKGSKTERFRDKMTDLIRYMNRNKLGSEIRSQVKAHLLLQYESSYTKDRVVADIPVAVRSKMSETLYLDMVSRVHLFKGCSEDFLSQIVVKLHEEFFLPGEVILEQGTVMDQIYIVAHGCLEEVATGEGGSEEIISELLPYDIVGDVTVVCNVPQPHTVRVCELCRLLRIDKQSLTSILQIYFKDSRQILSNLLKGKETGSKGKQLESDITYLIARQEAELVLGVNNAAYHGDLFRLKGLISAGADPSKPDYDGRTALHVAALRGYEDIARFLIQRGANVNSIDKFGNSPLLLALKSSHDRITSLLVKHGAVLNLEDAGSYLCRVVSDGKIDLLKRLLNLGVDPNCTNYNRRTPLHIAAAEGLHLVASMLIESGADVLAKDRWGNTPLDEGRRCSSKPLVRVLELARIVAVSQ, encoded by the exons atgGGCAGAGAGGTTGCTGCAGAGTATGAGCTGAATGAGATAGATGACACCTTGCATGGCTCCGTGGGAAGTAGGCTCTCCCTGTTTGCAAGGGAGCTCAAGTCGAGGAGCAGCAGCTGGCACAGCAGCAGTGCCCTGAGACTTCCAGGGAATTGCTATGGAAGCTTTGTCATACACCCTAATGGCAG GTGGTACAGGATCTGGGCGAACGCGATGTTCCTGTGGTCCATCTACTCCACCTTCTTCACCCCCTTCGAGTTCGGCTTCTTCCGCGGCCTCCCGGAACACCTGCTGGACCTCGAGTGCGTGCAGCTCGTCTTCCTCGCCGACGTCGCCGTCCAGTTCTTCCTCGCCTACAGGGACGCCCACACCTACAGGATGGTCTACGACAAGCCGAAGATCGCGCTGCG TTATATCAAAGGAAGCTTGGCCCTCGATATCCTCGGCTGCTTCCCTTGGGATTACATCTACAAG GCCACAGGAAGAACAGAAATGGTGAGGTACCTGGTGTGGCTCCGGCTGTACAGGGCCCGGAAGATCATGGCCTTCTTCAAGACGATGGAGAAGGACATCCGCATCAGCTACCTCTTCACGAGGATCGTGAAGCTCATCACCGTCGAGCTCTACTGCACGCACACCGCCGCGTGCGTCTTCTACTACCTCGCCACCACGCTGCCGCCGGCGCGCGAGGGGGGTACCTGGATCGGGAGCCTCGCCCTGGGGGACACCAGGTACATCAACTTCAGGGAGATCGACTTGCTCACTCGCTACGTCACCTCGCTGTACCTCGCCATTGTCACCATGGCGACAGTCG GTTATGGTGATATCCATGCCGTGAACACAAGGGAGATGGTGTTCACCGCGGTGTACATCTCGTTCAGCATCCTCCTCGGCGCGTACCTGATCGGCAACATGACTGCTCTTATTGTGAAAGGATCAAAGACCGAGAGGTTCCGGGACAAGATGACCGACCTCATCAGGTACATGAACAGGAACAAGCTGGGCTCCGAGATCAGGTCCCAGGTGAAAGCTCACCTTCTGCTGCAGTACGAGAGCAGCTACACCAAGGACAGAGTCGTCGCCGACATCCCAGTCGCGGTTCGATCGAAG ATGTCCGAGACACTGTACCTGGACATGGTTTCAAGAGTGCACCTGTTCAAAGGATGCTCAGAGGACTTCCTGAGCCAGATA GTGGTAAAATTGCATGAAGAATTCTTCCTCCCTGGGGAGGTGATCTTAGAGCAAGGCACTGTGATGGACCAAATTTATATTGTTGCACACGGATGCCTG GAAGAGGTGGCCACTGGAGAAGGTGGATCAGAAGAAATCATCTCGGAACTACTGCCTTACGACATCGTCGGCGATGTCACTGTAGTTTGCAACGTTCCACAGCCACACACAGTTAGGGTCTGTGAACTTTGCAGGCTCCTGAGAATCGACAAGCAGTCCCTGACCAGTATCCTGCAAATTTACTTCAAGGATAGCCGTCAGATCTTGAGCAACCTACTGAAG GGGAAAGAAACCGGGTCGAAGGGGAAGCAATTGGAATCAGATATCACATATCTGATAGCAAGGCAGGAAGCAGAGCTAGTCCTCGGGGTGAACAATGCTGCTTATCATGGAGACTTGTTCCGTTTGAAAGGCTTGATCAGTGCAGGAGCAGATCCAAGTAAACCCGATTACGATGGACGGACCGCATTA CATGTCGCCGCATTAAGAGGATATGAAGACATCGCCAGGTTCCTGATTCAACGAGGAGCAAATGTCAACAGCATAg ATAAGTTTGGAAATTCACCGTTGCTGCTAGCACTCAAATCAAGTCATGATAGGATCACCTCACTCCTCGTGAAGCATGGTGCAGTCCTGAACCTAGAAGATGCTGGAAGTTACCTGTGCAGAGTTGTCTCGGACGGCAAGATCGACCTTCTGAAGAGGCTGCTCAACCTTGGAGTCGACCCGAACTGCACGAACTACAATCGGAGAACGCCACTTCACATCGCTGCTGCCGAGGGCCTGCACCTTGTCGCCAGCATGCTGATAGAGTCTGGAGCAGATGTTCTGGCCAAAGACAG GTGGGGAAACACGCCGCTGGACGAAGGGCGAAGGTGCAGCAGCAAACCACTGGTCAGGGTTCTGGAGCTGGCTAGAATTGTTGCCGTCTCTCAGTGA
- the LOC133924294 gene encoding 23.2 kDa heat shock protein-like, with protein MMLRRAALALACVAVMAALADGALLPWLGNGRRGRDEAAAAVAPLSDVGLMADPFRILEHIPFGFDRDNVAMVSMARVDWRETPDSHEIAVDVPGMRKEDLKIEIEDNRMLRISGERRREEEQKGDHWHREERSYGRFWRQFRLPDNADLDTVAASLDNGVLAVRFRKLAPDQIKGPRVVGISGVDSDGAAKKSIGAGAGAGEEHQTKKVEL; from the exons ATGATGCTGAGGAGAGCTGCCTTGGCACTTGCGTGCGTCGCCGTGATGGCGGCGCTGGCGGACGGCGCGCTGCTCCCGTGGCTCGGCAACGGCAGGCGCGGGCGCGACGAGGCTGCGGCGGCCGTGGCGCCGCTGTCCGACGTGGGCCTCATGGCCGACCCGTTCCGGATCCTGGAGCACATCCCCTTCGGCTTCGACCGCGACAACGTGGCCATGGTCTCCATGGCCCGCGTCGACTGGCGCGAGACCCCCGACTCCCACGAGATTGCCGTCGACGTGCCAG GGATGAGGAAGGAGGATCTGAAGATCGAGATCGAGGACAACCGGATGCTGCGGATcagcggcgagcggcggcgggaggaggagcagaagggCGACCACTGGCACCGGGAGGAACGCTCCTACGGCAGGTTCTGGCGCCAGTTCCGCCTCCCGGACAACGCCGACCTCGACACCGTAGCCGCCAGCCTCGACAATGGCGTCCTCGCCGTGCGCTTCAGGAAGCTGGCGCCCGATCAGATCAAGGGCCCGCGCGTGGTCGGCATCTCCGGGGTCGACAGCGATGGTGCCGCGAAGAAGAGCATTggcgctggcgccggcgccggggagGAGCATCAGACCAAGAAGGTCGAGCTCTGA